The following proteins are encoded in a genomic region of Oryza brachyantha chromosome 11, ObraRS2, whole genome shotgun sequence:
- the LOC102718332 gene encoding exocyst complex component EXO70A1-like, which produces MSMPLRHRRTLSATVVDETVAAAATLVGKWHPDDDGASLFLHASASEADHFLHAALDLHRAMLFFASDPTNAHNGNGLAQAHHLLDTAMRRLQLELRLLLSPPARGEHHARTLHALAQAMMTAGYGKECISTFKERRRAAMAATLRRLHIVVQLHKLTWDQVDDNIQSWLAAARVAFSSVFPAEKELCDTVFAGDASVGDAVFEDVASHQATNLVAVAEAAVARARRAPERLFRVLDVHDALTEVLPAIMSVFGDRSEVAKRARSVLFKAGEAAQGALGSLEAAIEKEPSKATAAGGAVHPLTRYVMNYLVFLADYEGALDRINQQPSIGWLLRVLMRKIEAKGGSCREVALRHLFLANNTHYVGRKVRGCNKLQQVLGDGDDEELARATRRHVEAYVRAVWEKVLKAIAAADGVEAALMETVAMQDNWVTADQSMGDALRAAATAAVVPKYRMFYRRHGAALRLTPGDVNAMIGALFNAASHPDRP; this is translated from the coding sequence ATGAGTATGCCGTTGCGCCATCGCCGCACGCTctccgccaccgtcgtcgacgAAACCGTCGCTGCTGCGGCCACGCTCGTCGGCAAGTGGCATCCAGATGACGACGGCGCCTCGCTCTTCCTccacgcctccgcctcggAGGCTGACCACTTCCTGCACGCCGCCCTCGACCTCCACCGCGCTATGCTCTTCTTCGCCTCCGACCCAACCAACGCCCACAACGGCAACGGCCTCGCCCAGGCCCATCACCTCCTCGACACGGCCATGCGGAGGCTTCAGCTcgagctccgcctcctcctctcaccACCAGCCCGCGGGGAACACCATGCCCGCACTCTCCACGCGCTCGCCCAGGCCATGATGACTGCCGGCTATGGCAAGGAGTGCATCTCCACCTTCAAGGAGCGTCGCCGCGCAGCGATGGCCGCCACCCTGCGCCGCCTACATATCGTCGTGCAGCTCCACAAGCTCACCTGGGACCAGGTCGACGACAACATACAGTCCTGGCTCGCCGCGGCACGCGTTGCCTTCTCGTCCGTCTTCCCTGCGGAGAAGGAGCTTTGCGACACCGTCTTCGCCGGTGACGCGTCTGTCGGCGACGCGGTGTTCGAAGACGTTGCCAGCCACCAGGCCACAaacctcgtcgccgtcgctgaggCCGCCGTGGCGCgagcgcgccgcgcgccggagCGGTTGTTCCGTGTGCTCGACGTGCACGACGCACTCACCGAGGTCCTGCCGGCAATCATGTCCGTGTTCGGGGACAGGTCAGAGGTCGCGAAGCGCGCCCGCTCTGTTCTGTTTAAAGCCGGTGAGGCGGCACAGGGAGCACTGGGCAGCTTGGAGGCGGCCATCGAGAAGGAGCCGTCCAAAGCcacggcggcaggcggcgcaGTGCACCCGCTGACGCGCTACGTGATGAACTACCTGGTGTTCCTGGCCGACTACGAGGGCGCCCTTGATCGCATAAACCAACAGCCGTCCATCGGTTGGCTGCTGCGGGTGCTGATGCGGAAAATCGAGGCCAAGGGCGGGAGCTGCCGAGAGGTGGCGCTCAGGCACCTCTTCCTCGCCAACAACACGCACTACGTCGGAAGGAAAGTGCGCGGCTGCAACAAGCTGCAGCAGGTTCTCGGGGATGGGGATGATGAGGAGTTGGCGAGGGCGACGCGGCGTCACGTGGAGGCGTACGTTCGCGCGGTGTGGGAGAAGGTGCTCAAGGCAATCGCCGCAGCGGACGGCGTGGAGGCGGCTTTGATGGAGACCGTGGCGATGCAGGACAACTGGGTCACTGCAGACCAGTCGATGGGCGACGCGCTGAGGGCCGCGGCTACTGCTGCAGTGGTGCCCAAGTACAGGATGTTCTACCGGCGCCACGGTGCGGCGCTGCGGCTGACGCCGGGGGACGTGAACGCCATGATCGGCGCTCTGTTTAATGCCGCCTCTCATCCTGATCGACCATGA